One Lycium barbarum isolate Lr01 chromosome 5, ASM1917538v2, whole genome shotgun sequence genomic window carries:
- the LOC132642231 gene encoding putative F-box protein PP2-B12 isoform X1: MVSAWLGARELSIEWADNPDHWTWNYIYNSGMEVAELLSVCWLDIRGKIDTRRLTRKTSYSAYLVFKLTDNASELERAIASVRFVKEKAEGTDEEGYTVFLSKRKEEGENGIFPHLRSDEYMEIKLGEFFNNLGEEGEVEMRLMENKNPNWKSGIIVKGIDIRPN; encoded by the exons ATGGTA AGTGCGTGGTTAGGTGCAAGAGAACTTTCAATTGAATGGGCAGACAATCCAGACCACTGGACATGGAACTATATTTACAACTCGGG TATGGAAGTAGCTGAGCTTCTCAGCGTTTGTTGGCTCGATATTCGAGGAAAGATAGACACAAGACGGCTCACACGAAAGACAAGTTATTCGGCATATTTAGTGTTCAAGTTAACAGATAATGCTTCTGAACTTGAAAGAGCAATTGCATCAGTAAGATTTGTGAAGGAAAAAGCAGAAGGAACTGATGAAGAGGGCTACACTGTTTTCCTCTCTAAGAGAAAGGAAGAAGGAGAAAATGGTATATTCCCACACCTACGAAGCGATGAGTATATGGAAATAAAACTAGGTGAATTTTTCAACAACTTAGGTGAAGAAGGTGAGGTTGAAATGAGATTGATGGAGAACAAAAATCCTAATTGGAAATCTGGGATTATTGTTAAGGGCATTGATATTCGTCCAAATTAA
- the LOC132642231 gene encoding putative F-box protein PP2-B12 isoform X2 has product MSAWLGARELSIEWADNPDHWTWNYIYNSGMEVAELLSVCWLDIRGKIDTRRLTRKTSYSAYLVFKLTDNASELERAIASVRFVKEKAEGTDEEGYTVFLSKRKEEGENGIFPHLRSDEYMEIKLGEFFNNLGEEGEVEMRLMENKNPNWKSGIIVKGIDIRPN; this is encoded by the exons ATG AGTGCGTGGTTAGGTGCAAGAGAACTTTCAATTGAATGGGCAGACAATCCAGACCACTGGACATGGAACTATATTTACAACTCGGG TATGGAAGTAGCTGAGCTTCTCAGCGTTTGTTGGCTCGATATTCGAGGAAAGATAGACACAAGACGGCTCACACGAAAGACAAGTTATTCGGCATATTTAGTGTTCAAGTTAACAGATAATGCTTCTGAACTTGAAAGAGCAATTGCATCAGTAAGATTTGTGAAGGAAAAAGCAGAAGGAACTGATGAAGAGGGCTACACTGTTTTCCTCTCTAAGAGAAAGGAAGAAGGAGAAAATGGTATATTCCCACACCTACGAAGCGATGAGTATATGGAAATAAAACTAGGTGAATTTTTCAACAACTTAGGTGAAGAAGGTGAGGTTGAAATGAGATTGATGGAGAACAAAAATCCTAATTGGAAATCTGGGATTATTGTTAAGGGCATTGATATTCGTCCAAATTAA